CCATCGTCAGCGGGCTGGAGCACACCGTCCGCTTCATTGAGCGCATCACCGCCGACGTGGAGCGGCAGGCCGCGGCACTTGCCGCAATTCGCGACGGGATGGGCCGCATCCGCGGGATCACCCAGGCCGCCGTGGAACGCGCCGAGAACGCGGCGGCGGCCACCGAAAACCAGCAGGCAGCGGTCGGGCAGCTGGCCGAAACCAGCCAGCGCACAGCAGAAACGGCGGTGGATCTGGATGCGCTGGCCGGCCGCTTCCGCGTGGCTGCGGCGAGGGAGTGACGCCACGCGACTGGCGACCGTCTTGCATCCACGGTTATCTTTGCAAGCGCCCCACACCCCGTGCCCGGCGAAGTCCGTTCCGGGTGTCCGGGAACCCTCTCACGGCGGGTCGAGGGACCGATGGAATTCGGCAGCCGTTCCAACCCGTACGACGACTACCGCGGCCTGCAGCTGCGCGAGCGCATGGAAGCGCTCGGGCAGGTTTCGGCCGAGCTGATGCACGACCTGGCGCTGGGGCTGAGCGCGCTGGAGGCCCGCGCGCGCCTTGCCGCCGCCGACGCCCGCGACGGCCGCCCGGCCACGGGTGACCTGGAGCACGTGGTGGAGACCAGCGCCGACCTGAACCTGATGGTCCGCGACACGCTGGACGTGGTGCAGGGGCGCGCGCTCTCCCCCGAGGTGCGCTTCGACGTGGGCGTGGAGGTGGAGCGCGCGGTGCGGCGCTTCTTCCCCGGCTCGCGCGGCGTGGAGGTGCGGCTGAAGACCGACCTTCCCGGCACCGTGGAGGTGGAGGGGCGCGCGTCGTTCCTCTTCCGCTCCGTGTGGAACCTGCTGTCCAACGCCATGCGCCACTGCCGCAGCGAGGTGCAGGTGGGCGTGAGCGTGGAGGACCCGCGGCGGATGGACGAGGACGCCGAGGCGGTGGTGTGCATCGACATCGAGGACGACGGCGCGGGGCTGGACCTGGCGCGCGCCGCCACCCTCTTCGAGCCCGCCCCGTTCGCCGACCCCGAGGGTGGGGGGATGGGGCTCTCGGCCGTGGCCTGGATGGTGTCGCAGCTGGGCGGCTGGGTGCGCCACCGCCCCGGCGACGAGCTGGGCGGCGCCTGCTTCGAGATCCGCCTCCCCGTAGCCGACCACGCCACCAGCACCGGCTGAGCGCCGGGGAGATGAAGAAAAGCAGAGGAGCCGGCGGTCAAAGCGACCGCCGGCTCCTCTGCTTTTGCAATTCTGCATCCGCGCGCGACGCCAGCCTCGGCGCGGCCCCGGCTGGTCCCCTCCCCCGGCCCCTCCGCCCGCTCCGCGGGGGAGGGGAGAACTAATCGCGGCACAAACCTCGGTGCGTTGCGGTGATGCCGAGGCAGCAGTCCCGCAGGGACTTTGTGCTGTTGTTGCCCGCGAATTCATTCGCCGGGAAGGCTTGGACGCGCGCCAAAGCTTCGGCCGCACCTCGACTTTGGCGCCTACAACCCCTGCTGCTGCCGCACGAGGAGATCGTAGTTTGCGCGCTGTGCCGGGCTCAGCGTGGTGGGGAGCCCGACGGGAATTGCCGTATCTCCCGTGCGTTCGGGAAGGTGCAGCACCAGCGAGCCGGGCGGCACCGGACGCGCGTAGTCGGCCGCGCGGCCGCCGGCGTCGATCTGCACCGTGCGGCCGGGCGTGGCCAGGTTCGCCAGCACGCGCCCGTACTCCAGCCACTCGGCCAGCGGGTCGCTGTCGTCGGCCGCCACGGCGGGGATCAGGCGTTCCTCGAAGTAGCTCACCGCGCGCTGGTACGCCTCGCGGTTGGCCGCCTTCAGGGCCGCCATCTGCTTGCGATAGAAGTCGCGCGGGTCGCGCGCGCCCGCTTCCTGGAGCGCGCGGGCGAAGCGCTCGTCGGCGCGCGCGCGGAGGTCTGCATCTGCCATGCGGGAGATTGTACTGCCGCGCGGGTCCGCGCGCGAGCAGCGTCCTCCGGCGGCCGCTGCCTCACTTCGGCCGGTCCGTCAGGCGGTAGACGAGCTTCAGCCCGGACCACGTTGCGTCGATGGCGCACACCTTCACGTCCACCATCCC
The Longimicrobium sp. DNA segment above includes these coding regions:
- a CDS encoding HAMP domain-containing sensor histidine kinase — its product is MEFGSRSNPYDDYRGLQLRERMEALGQVSAELMHDLALGLSALEARARLAAADARDGRPATGDLEHVVETSADLNLMVRDTLDVVQGRALSPEVRFDVGVEVERAVRRFFPGSRGVEVRLKTDLPGTVEVEGRASFLFRSVWNLLSNAMRHCRSEVQVGVSVEDPRRMDEDAEAVVCIDIEDDGAGLDLARAATLFEPAPFADPEGGGMGLSAVAWMVSQLGGWVRHRPGDELGGACFEIRLPVADHATSTG